A window of the Oryza brachyantha chromosome 5, ObraRS2, whole genome shotgun sequence genome harbors these coding sequences:
- the LOC107304206 gene encoding membrane-associated kinase regulator 5-like codes for MHIFRLLAAGRRRRAVSTITAAAAAPDAGPRDSEDDGPFFDLDFSSVRASSTTTTSDSDDDCTDTDLDFIISLHRSRSASPSYDPLFFAAASASFRSPHHFCAKRRAAGLRTLSFGAKNAAAFYGGGGRHSFARSSCSARSLRLFMETAADDGVAEPRRAPPSDVIRSYLTKISRRFRRTSPRAAAEARGLRRLRKSRSASAATLPASSSSSASRRRDDSLLEKQDGIASAIAHCKESLHRASVSDCDSSLSRSRSDPGKRQA; via the exons ATGCACATCTTCCGCCTCCTGGCggcggggcgccgccgccgtgccgtctcCACcattactgctgctgctgctgctcctgacGCCGGCCCGCGGGACAGCGAGGACGACGGCCCCTTCTTCGACCTCGACTTCTCCTCCGTCCGGGcatcctccaccaccaccacatcgGACTCCGACGACGACTGCACCGACACGGACCTCGACTTCATCATCTCCCTCCACCGCAGccgctccgcctcgccctcctaCGACCCCCtcttcttcgccgccgcctccgccagcTTCCGCTCGCCCCATCACTTCTGCGCTaaacgccgcgccgccggcctgcGGACGCTCAGCTTCGGTGCCAagaacgccgccgccttctatggcggcggcggccgccacaGCTTCGCCCGGAGCTCATGCAGCGCGCGCTCGCTGAGGCTGTTCATGGAGACAGCGGCGGACGACGGGGTCGCAGAGCCGAGGCGAGCGCCGCCGAGCGACGTCATCCGGAGCTACCTGACCAAGATCTCCAGGCGGTTCCGGAGGACgtctccccgcgccgccgccgaggcaaGAGGGCTCCGCCGTCTGCGGAAGAGCCGGTCAGCGTCGGCGGCCACCTTGCCAGCGTCCAGCTCAAGCTCAGCATCCCGGCGGCGAGACGACTCCCTCCTTGAGAAGCAGGACGGCATTGCCAGCGCCATTGCCCACTGCAAGGAGTCACTGCACCGAG CGTCCGTGTCAGACTGCGACTCGTCGCTGTCACGGTCAAGAAGTGACCCAGGAAAACGCCAAGCTTAA